A part of Oceanispirochaeta sp. genomic DNA contains:
- a CDS encoding BrnT family toxin, which yields MHFEWDEEKDQINISKHGLSFKDAKYVFADPFAISRDDFTESENRRQIMGHIGGTLLVLVVFTMRDKQGEEVLRIISARKATTAERRKYEAGQWF from the coding sequence ATGCATTTCGAATGGGATGAGGAAAAAGACCAAATCAACATTAGTAAGCATGGCCTCTCCTTTAAAGATGCAAAATATGTGTTTGCCGATCCCTTTGCAATTAGCCGTGATGATTTTACCGAATCAGAGAACCGTCGGCAAATCATGGGACATATTGGCGGTACTTTGCTCGTCCTGGTTGTCTTTACAATGAGAGACAAACAAGGTGAAGAAGTTTTAAGAATAATATCTGCAAGAAAAGCGACAACGGCAGAGAGGAGGAAGTATGAAGCAGGACAGTGGTTTTAG